In Silene latifolia isolate original U9 population chromosome 6, ASM4854445v1, whole genome shotgun sequence, the genomic window TCTAATCAAGTTTTTTTTAGGAGAACAACCTAATCTAGTTTAACTAttgtttgttaaaaaaaaaaagtaagtaaGTTTAACCATTGTTGTTTTAAGTAACGTTTCACTATTTATATCTGGTGAGAAAGAAATTTTCCAAAATTATAATGCATAAAAATAGttgaagctcgtattctttttacattagctcgtattcttatctttataaatttcgtattcttatgcatgtctttcgtattttaaagctcttgatctttttaagctcgtattcattttacattagctcgtattcttatcttaatagctcgtatccTTATGTGCTCCTATTTTTAAGTTCGTGATTCTTTTAAGCTCGTATTTTTTTTACATtcgctcgtattcttatcttaatagctcgtattcttatgtgctcgtattttttagtttgtattcttctaataatagttcgtatgattgatatagaaatttacctcaaagtatTGTTAGATCTATTTTTCCGTCTTGATGATGATATAAATTGCTTCTCGTTCACCAAAATATTGTTAGATGCGTTTTTCTTCTTGATTATGATGCTAATTGCTTCCCTTTCATCATATTAGAATCAGAATTATGGAAAAGAGAGATTTGTCGACTGCGTTTAATAGAAATTTAGAGAAAATAAAGAGAAGGGTTTGTCGACTGGAGAACAGAATTAGGGAAAAAGGAGTTGGGTAGAATTTTTCTTTTATTGGGCCTAAATTGTTTAATATGTAATATATATGGGCATGTTGTACAATGCTACTGTACAACAGGTCGTAGGATCTTATTTGTGCACTTTTATGGTTTATAGACCGAGTTAAAATGTTACGTATGATTTTTACTCCGTACATTTATAATTTTACTTACACAATTTAGACATGTGGTACCATCACTTTTAACTTATCTACAATAAATTGATAGCATTTTAACTAAAAAATACGAATTACCATTAATTTATCAGTAGGTCAATGCGGATTCGTCCATGTTAAATAAAAATCTGTGTTAATTTAATTTCCAAAAGCTACTTTAGATAATAATTTTATAAACAAAAACAACACCCACACATTTCTGACCAATTTTTAATATCCGATCCAACCAATGATCACCACTTGTCCTGGTTAATACCAAACTCCCCAACGGATAAATATATACTGGTAAAAAAATGCAACGTTAGCCAACTCCCCCTCACACTTTTTGTCGTCTTACCAAACTTTCCTCTATAAATACACATCCCCATCCTCTCCTCCCAAATTCCTAATCTCCGTTTCCCCAATTTACCCCTCCATCTTCCGAACCATCAACTCTTCTCCTTCCGTCTCCACCATCACCGCCTCTACAATCAAACAATGTTTCGACTCGTATTAACCATCACCTTCCTCCTCATTTCCCTCCGAATTGAGGCAGCCACTTTCACAATACTAAACAGCTGCGCCTACACTGTTTGGCCTGGTATCCTCTCCAACGCCGGCGTCTCCCCTTTAACTACCACCGGTTTCGCTCTCCGAAATGGAGAGTCTAAGACAATTACTACACCTTCTGGCTGGGGCGGCCGCTTTTGGGGCCGCACCCTCTGCTCTACTAACTCCTCTACCGGCTTATTTACCTGTCAAACCGCTGATTGCGGTTCGGGCTCAATTGCCTGCAATTCTGGTGCTACCCCTCCCGCCACCCTCGCTGAATTTACACTTGATGGCTCTGGTGGCTTAGACTTCTTCGACGTCAGCCTTGTTGACGGGTATTATTCCCTACGTCtcaatcattttcttaattttagTCGGAAATTTAATCAAAGCTAAATAAATAATTAGCAGAAAGATAGGAAATGATATTCTCGCCGTTCTAATTATTTGTTTAAATTTGAATAAAATATTCacgaataataaaaaaataaacaattaatttaattagttcCATTAAATTGTTACTCAATAGTGTgaaaataaagtaaatctaaatTATTAACTAAGACGAAAGGAATAGTAAACGATTACGGAGTAGTAAAAAGGCGGAAAATTATATTCCCTGttctaatcatttgtttaactttgaaTAAAATATTCAcgaagaataaaaaaaaataaacaattgatttCATCAGTTTCATTAAATTGTTTACGTTTTTCAAGAGCTTGGCGTATTTTGTCACCGACAGGTATAATCTTCCAATGGTAGTGACTCCACACAGCGGACCATCAGGTGGTCCAAACTGCACAGTAACCGGCTGCTTCACCGACCTAAACGGCGCGTGTCCGTCAGACCTGAGGATAGCAAGTTTGGACAGTGGTAGCAGTAGTACAGTAGCGTGTAAAAGCGCGTGTGACGCATTTAACTCACCGCAGTACTGTTGTAGTGGCGCGTATGGATCACCGGATACGTGTAAGCCGTCAAGTTACTCAATGGTGTTTAAAAAGGCGTGTCCGACCGCGTATAGTTATGCTTATGATGATAAGAGTAGTACCTTTACTTGTGGTGGTTCACCCGATTATACTATCACCTTTTGCGCTTCTCCTGCTACCAGGTTAATCTCTTTTCCTGATTCTAATTCTTTTTAGTTCGTCCCATttatttgtttacgtttgattaaaatactaaACAGATGATTAGGATTTTGATTGCTACCTCTTACCAAACTCCCAACAATTAGTGTTCTAGCAAAACTTGTCACCTTTTGTTAGGTAAGTTAataattggttcaactaataaagctttatacaaaaaaaaaaaaaaaaatcgagtgTGTTTATATAGTCACTCGATTTTATTGAATTAGTTCTATTTCGAGTAAAAATAAAAAGGGGTGAATAAGACTAATTTAAAGTAACGTAATTTTATGTAATCGTCTCGAAAGGCGAGATATTGGTGAGTGTGGATTTACAATAATAATGTTTGCTTCAATTATACTCTAGGCAAAATGCGAAGTCAAGATTAATGCTTGTAGTTCACCAAACTATTGATATATGCGATTCATTTCAGGTGGCAAAAAGAGAATCTTATCTGTACAACTTTATCATAACATGTTTGATTAATTGTGTGATTTGTTGGTGTGACGGAAAGATAAATAAAACACTCAATTATTAATGAACATTAATATTACGTCACTCGATAGTAGTAAGAGGCCAAAATATTTTAGCAAGCGTCCCTGTG contains:
- the LOC141586431 gene encoding thaumatin-like protein 1b, whose protein sequence is MFRLVLTITFLLISLRIEAATFTILNSCAYTVWPGILSNAGVSPLTTTGFALRNGESKTITTPSGWGGRFWGRTLCSTNSSTGLFTCQTADCGSGSIACNSGATPPATLAEFTLDGSGGLDFFDVSLVDGYNLPMVVTPHSGPSGGPNCTVTGCFTDLNGACPSDLRIASLDSGSSSTVACKSACDAFNSPQYCCSGAYGSPDTCKPSSYSMVFKKACPTAYSYAYDDKSSTFTCGGSPDYTITFCASPATSQKAASTTSEGQGQQSTVPDEIMNGSMIYEGALDDSSSPSTCPNRLRSQLIAGAIATLMAIWRVSQQM